The sequence below is a genomic window from Ignavibacteriales bacterium.
CATCAAAGGATTTCGTTAAAAAATGAATAGTAACCAACTAGTTCAAATTAAAAAATCTTTAACCCAAAGTCTCAGAAATAAATTTACTAACCACAACCCAGAACCCGCATCAATGCCATTTCATACAAGGCTGTTGGGTAAAGATAGGTTAGCATTGTATCAATTCATTCATTCATTGAACACAAATTTTGGTACTACCATATTTGAACCAGTTGCTAAAGCTCTTGCAACACCAAACTTTAAATCAGCGGAATCACAACAAGTAGCTGGATTACAAATAAGCTCAGAAGCTCACAAGTTAATTCAGACTTTGATGGATAAACTTGCTACTGCGGAAACAGAACCCGACAAAGTAAAAGAAATAGAAGCTTTAAGAAAAGTTTGTCAATCAGGTAACATGAACAAGGTCAAACTCACGAAGGTTGATG
It includes:
- a CDS encoding TdeIII family type II restriction endonuclease; the protein is MNSNQLVQIKKSLTQSLRNKFTNHNPEPASMPFHTRLLGKDRLALYQFIHSLNTNFGTTIFEPVAKALATPNFKSAESQQVAGLQISSEAHKLIQTLMDKLATAETEPDKVKEIEALRKVCQSGNMNKVKLTKVDVKLVHKSGTIYLFDLKTAKPNAGGFKEFKRTLLEWTAATLASNPKAKIQTLIAIPYNPYEPEPYNRWTMRGMIDLKHELKVGKEFWDFLGGEGAYEDLLDCFEQVGIEMREEIDSYFARFK